In a single window of the Halopiger xanaduensis SH-6 genome:
- a CDS encoding flippase: protein MKSGLPTDIISNLVVEILIRLRGLIFIPLITATLGLAAFGVYSQILAITRLLQLIFGLGLHYSLIRFAKSNEDDLAEIYYSILVISIISGVVVYGLLYLFATTISSLTLGTVEYAAVIQIGGFLVVTRILLKLQEDFYRSRSHLKRYSIIRGVEAYGIIGIVLLVLFVFEGTLEELFLGIVGVEVLISGILQVLIANDIGWSVPRFEKTVDHLRYAIPFAFSHLASTISGRIDRILVGSFLGPAAVGVYSAAYQLAVSITIYTFPIRTVYFPEISELFENDRRDEIKLLLDTGSRYFLLIAVPSIAGLYTLTPDLVAILLETSAEVPSNYLVATIAVGIALRGLDRIIATTLNAAKKNVLAAKIRYLGAGLNTVMNILLIPILGVFGAAITTSLTYGLTFCLVFVFVRRIIPVKFPLLTILRTTFAALLMVAVLETGIVHSIPAKIITGVASYTAVTVAVGELTKDDVDKLYNEIVATS, encoded by the coding sequence ATGAAGTCAGGCCTACCCACTGATATTATATCGAACCTAGTTGTTGAGATTTTGATCCGTCTCCGAGGATTGATATTCATACCACTCATCACGGCGACCCTCGGATTAGCTGCATTCGGCGTTTATTCGCAAATACTCGCGATAACCCGACTGCTACAGTTGATATTCGGTCTCGGACTACATTATTCGTTAATCCGTTTCGCGAAGTCGAATGAAGACGATCTCGCCGAAATCTATTATTCCATCCTGGTGATATCGATTATAAGCGGGGTAGTGGTCTACGGATTACTCTATTTGTTTGCGACGACTATCTCGTCGCTCACACTCGGCACCGTCGAGTACGCAGCCGTGATCCAAATCGGTGGCTTCCTCGTCGTAACGCGGATACTATTAAAGCTGCAGGAGGATTTCTACAGATCTCGGTCTCATCTGAAGCGATACTCTATAATTCGCGGCGTCGAGGCGTACGGAATTATAGGGATCGTTCTCCTCGTTCTGTTTGTATTCGAGGGCACTCTCGAGGAGTTATTCCTTGGTATAGTCGGTGTCGAAGTGCTTATCTCGGGGATACTTCAAGTGTTGATCGCGAATGATATCGGATGGTCGGTCCCTCGCTTCGAGAAAACAGTCGACCACCTTCGATACGCAATTCCGTTTGCGTTTTCCCATCTAGCAAGCACGATTTCGGGTCGAATCGACCGAATACTCGTGGGGTCCTTTTTAGGACCGGCAGCAGTCGGCGTCTATTCAGCCGCCTACCAGCTCGCAGTTTCGATCACTATCTATACGTTCCCGATCCGGACCGTCTATTTCCCGGAGATAAGCGAGTTGTTCGAGAACGACAGAAGAGACGAGATCAAACTCCTGTTAGATACCGGAAGCAGATACTTCCTGCTCATAGCAGTCCCGAGTATCGCCGGTCTTTATACACTCACACCGGACTTGGTAGCTATTCTCTTAGAGACCAGTGCCGAAGTTCCATCGAACTATCTCGTCGCAACTATCGCGGTCGGGATCGCCCTCCGGGGCCTCGATCGAATAATAGCAACGACGCTCAACGCTGCGAAGAAAAACGTACTAGCGGCAAAGATACGGTATCTAGGCGCCGGCCTGAACACGGTCATGAATATACTATTGATACCGATCTTGGGGGTCTTTGGGGCTGCAATTACGACGTCGCTGACCTACGGTCTGACGTTCTGTCTGGTGTTTGTATTCGTGAGAAGGATAATTCCGGTCAAATTCCCTCTCCTGACGATACTCCGTACTACCTTTGCGGCCCTCCTCATGGTAGCGGTATTAGAAACGGGGATCGTCCACTCTATACCGGCGAAGATCATCACAGGAGTTGCCAGTTACACGGCAGTCACCGTTGCAGTCGGAGAACTAACGAAAGACGACGTCGACAAACTCTACAACGAAATAGTGGCCACTAGCTGA
- the asnB gene encoding asparagine synthase (glutamine-hydrolyzing), whose protein sequence is MSGFVVLFNRQGTGLDRGVARAMLDRIDHRGPDGSGLWCDGNVALGHQHLQSTPESKFDDQPARDDGLVVVADARLDNRGELRQKLGLREAGRPVPDSQLLLAAYKKWGRNCVERLLGSFAFVIWDDDRDVVFCARDRFGVKPLYVHRGDDVFAAASELKALLTHPAVSAAVDEVKIGDFLVGRFDDKERTFYREIRRLPPAHTLTIGTTDVEKRQYWDLDPTRTISLESDSAYERRFRELFQQAVECRLRTSGTVGTSLSGGLDSSSITVMARTLVPSAKSLPTFSNVYDDAPSSDEREFIESVTARRGIESNYVFLDDVGSFGDCERMFRHYDLPPHDTMHHAIWERVKRADRDGVDVLLEGALGDSAVGYGLGFLSELLRTGRWWQLWSELRAMSDIVGASPRHLFVRHAVAPLVPEQLDRLRSRLRGDPILEAAENPALDSAFVDRIGLRRRIKATDLGVSVLRETARRRQRRSLLSGLLTASLETADLAFAAFGVEPRYPFTDTRLVEFSLAMPPSQQLSDGWTRSIIRRSLRDLLPEQIRTRPWKTDMSEGFCNSLALEQEDLQRLVNDPGPLTTYLDEQELRTTYDRFPGNADIRDARVLFRALSLSKWFDADTVADRNPRHSDGELHTSGVRSSTVDD, encoded by the coding sequence GTGAGCGGTTTTGTCGTCCTGTTCAACCGTCAGGGGACCGGTCTCGATCGGGGCGTCGCTCGAGCGATGCTCGATCGGATCGACCATCGCGGTCCCGACGGGAGCGGGCTCTGGTGTGACGGGAACGTCGCACTGGGCCATCAGCACCTCCAGTCGACGCCGGAATCGAAGTTCGATGACCAGCCCGCTCGGGACGACGGTCTCGTCGTCGTCGCCGACGCTCGCCTCGATAATAGGGGTGAACTACGCCAGAAACTCGGGCTTCGGGAGGCTGGACGTCCCGTTCCCGATAGCCAACTGCTTCTGGCCGCGTACAAAAAATGGGGTCGGAACTGCGTCGAACGGTTACTCGGTTCGTTCGCCTTCGTTATCTGGGACGATGATCGAGACGTCGTCTTTTGCGCACGCGACCGGTTCGGCGTCAAACCGCTGTACGTTCACCGCGGCGATGACGTCTTCGCGGCCGCGTCCGAATTGAAGGCGCTGCTGACTCATCCGGCCGTCTCGGCCGCCGTCGACGAGGTGAAGATCGGCGATTTTCTCGTCGGGCGGTTCGACGACAAAGAGCGGACGTTTTACCGGGAGATCCGGCGGCTCCCGCCCGCTCACACGTTGACTATCGGCACCACCGACGTCGAAAAGCGCCAGTACTGGGACCTCGATCCGACGCGAACGATCTCGCTTGAGTCGGACTCGGCCTACGAGCGTCGCTTCCGCGAACTCTTTCAGCAGGCCGTCGAGTGTCGCCTTCGGACGAGCGGCACCGTCGGGACGTCGCTCAGCGGCGGGCTCGATTCGTCGTCGATTACCGTGATGGCGCGGACCCTGGTCCCGTCGGCGAAATCGTTACCGACGTTCTCGAACGTCTACGACGACGCTCCCTCGAGCGACGAACGCGAGTTCATCGAATCGGTGACCGCCCGGCGGGGGATCGAATCCAACTACGTGTTTCTCGACGACGTCGGATCCTTCGGGGATTGCGAGCGGATGTTTCGCCACTACGATCTGCCGCCTCACGATACGATGCATCACGCTATCTGGGAGCGCGTGAAACGCGCCGATCGAGATGGCGTCGACGTCTTGCTGGAAGGCGCGCTCGGGGACAGCGCCGTCGGATACGGACTCGGATTTCTATCGGAGTTACTGCGGACGGGTCGCTGGTGGCAACTCTGGAGCGAGCTTCGAGCGATGAGCGACATCGTCGGCGCTTCGCCGCGACACCTGTTCGTTCGACACGCGGTAGCGCCGCTCGTCCCGGAACAGCTCGATCGGTTGCGCTCGCGATTACGCGGCGACCCCATCCTGGAAGCGGCCGAAAACCCCGCCCTCGATTCGGCGTTTGTCGATCGAATCGGACTGCGACGCCGAATCAAAGCGACCGATTTGGGCGTCTCCGTCCTCCGAGAAACGGCACGCCGGCGCCAACGCCGGTCATTGCTTTCCGGACTGCTAACGGCGAGTTTGGAGACCGCGGATTTAGCGTTCGCTGCGTTCGGTGTCGAGCCGCGGTATCCGTTCACCGATACGCGCCTCGTCGAGTTTTCCCTCGCGATGCCCCCGTCACAGCAGCTTTCGGACGGATGGACTCGTTCGATCATTCGACGATCGCTCCGCGACCTTCTGCCGGAACAAATCCGAACGCGTCCATGGAAAACCGACATGAGTGAGGGGTTCTGCAATTCGTTAGCCCTCGAGCAGGAGGACCTTCAACGACTGGTCAACGATCCCGGCCCGCTAACGACGTATCTCGATGAGCAGGAACTGCGAACGACCTACGACCGGTTCCCCGGAAACGCCGATATCCGTGATGCGCGAGTGCTCTTTCGAGCGCTCTCGCTCTCGAAGTGGTTCGATGCGGATACCGTTGCTGATCGGAATCCTCGTCACAGCGACGGGGAACTCCACACGTCCGGTGTGCGTTCGTCGACCGTGGACGACTAG
- a CDS encoding sulfatase — MIDRPNIVVYVSDSLRADHTSCFGYDRETTPHLDQVSEDGVRFSNAFSQAIWTSPSSASILTGLYPETHGALRVADQVPDNLPRLATRLGQQGYETGAFSTVDQVSRMRNFDPGFDEFDEIFDDHDPHESDTAKLCTDRFVDWVGSGFSDPFFGFIWSLGTHNPFFPRAGEFTDESVEIDGTVPELKETTYDQAQTVVDLYDDVIRHSDRQFGRLVQHLKSIGEYENTALFFLGDHGELLSEHGRLEQIPNWLSTTISTLFPGFASKFRIVDRYGYVGHQAVIPYEELLHVPLVFKPPESEHAGDEYSELVQTIDVVGTIVDLVSDLELPIQGSSLLPLVESGSPINEYVYSDSPTLGGNVRYRSIRTADYKYIKTDTEPVSAADVTSQPARTVFSLLRQVASSQEVLFRVPDERTNVIGDEPQKAAHLRSIMNDLIDANRAQSTEFVNETSDVSEAAKDRLEQLGYVD; from the coding sequence ATGATCGACCGCCCGAATATAGTCGTATATGTCTCTGATAGCCTCCGCGCCGATCATACGTCCTGTTTCGGGTACGATCGCGAGACGACGCCACACCTGGATCAAGTTAGCGAGGACGGAGTTCGATTCTCGAACGCCTTCTCACAGGCGATCTGGACGTCGCCGTCCAGCGCGTCGATTCTTACCGGACTCTACCCGGAGACGCACGGTGCTCTACGGGTGGCGGACCAGGTTCCCGATAATCTTCCTCGACTAGCGACGAGACTAGGACAGCAAGGCTACGAAACGGGGGCCTTTTCCACGGTGGATCAAGTCTCTCGAATGCGTAATTTCGACCCCGGGTTCGACGAGTTTGACGAAATTTTTGATGACCACGATCCACACGAATCGGACACCGCGAAGCTCTGTACTGATCGCTTCGTCGATTGGGTCGGGTCCGGTTTCTCCGATCCGTTTTTCGGATTTATTTGGTCCCTCGGGACGCACAACCCCTTTTTCCCTCGAGCGGGTGAGTTCACGGACGAGTCCGTCGAAATTGACGGAACGGTACCCGAACTGAAAGAGACGACGTACGACCAGGCTCAGACCGTTGTCGATCTGTACGACGACGTGATCCGACACTCCGATCGGCAGTTCGGACGGCTCGTCCAGCATCTCAAATCCATCGGTGAGTACGAGAATACGGCGCTGTTCTTTCTCGGCGACCACGGAGAATTGCTTTCTGAACACGGCCGGTTAGAGCAAATCCCGAACTGGTTGTCCACGACGATCAGCACGCTCTTTCCCGGCTTCGCGTCCAAGTTTAGAATCGTCGATAGATACGGATACGTTGGCCATCAAGCGGTGATTCCCTACGAGGAACTTCTACACGTCCCGTTAGTGTTCAAACCGCCCGAATCGGAGCACGCGGGAGACGAGTACTCGGAGTTAGTGCAAACGATCGATGTCGTCGGTACGATCGTGGATCTCGTTTCGGACTTGGAACTCCCTATTCAGGGGTCATCGCTGCTGCCGCTCGTTGAAAGTGGCAGTCCCATCAACGAATACGTCTACTCGGACAGCCCGACGCTGGGTGGAAACGTTCGATACAGATCCATCCGAACGGCGGACTACAAATACATCAAAACGGATACTGAGCCGGTCTCAGCGGCCGACGTTACCAGTCAACCTGCTCGGACAGTGTTTTCCCTGCTTCGCCAGGTAGCATCTTCACAGGAGGTCCTCTTTCGCGTCCCGGACGAACGAACGAACGTTATCGGAGACGAGCCACAGAAAGCCGCACACCTTCGCTCGATCATGAACGACCTTATCGACGCTAACCGAGCGCAGAGTACCGAGTTCGTCAATGAAACGTCGGACGTGAGCGAGGCAGCAAAAGACAGGCTGGAACAACTCGGCTACGTCGATTAA
- a CDS encoding lasso peptide biosynthesis B2 protein → MGRTPSFLSYSVGDQVRVLAAVALLLSLPPVLVVIRFERVRRFLLRASDVAAVAIPGDPTPARIVSATEAADRQLPGSRTCLVRSLTTETLLRLYAFTPDHRIGVTKGSDGAVKAHSWLEFDGEILIGDLEDLSQYEPLPPLNRGTNS, encoded by the coding sequence ATGGGGCGAACGCCTTCGTTTCTCTCGTATTCGGTCGGGGATCAGGTTCGAGTGCTCGCTGCAGTCGCCCTGTTGCTCTCGCTGCCGCCGGTACTCGTCGTGATTCGGTTCGAACGGGTTCGGCGGTTTCTGTTACGGGCCAGCGACGTCGCGGCAGTAGCGATTCCCGGCGACCCCACGCCGGCCCGAATCGTTTCAGCTACCGAGGCGGCTGACCGCCAGCTGCCGGGATCGAGGACGTGTCTCGTCCGGTCGTTGACGACCGAAACGCTCCTTCGTCTCTACGCGTTCACGCCAGACCACCGGATCGGCGTCACGAAAGGATCCGACGGCGCCGTGAAAGCGCACAGTTGGCTCGAGTTCGACGGCGAGATCCTGATCGGTGATCTGGAGGACCTCTCGCAGTACGAACCGTTACCACCCTTGAACCGAGGGACCAACTCGTGA
- a CDS encoding alkaline phosphatase family protein → MTRSSVILIGLDGLGWSEIDRWLTPQSLTNLHRLASDDTSCELRSTHPPWTPCAWPSLLSGRNPGKHGVFDFFRRDGYDKHLIDRSDVDAPYLFEIADAENRTPIVVNYPVTHPPSALENGAVVPGYLAQEETVFHPRHLKDEYEAKYGEYRIYPEYGADEDAVSEYVDVASHRRDMARFLDSRYEWDLLAVQFQVTDSVFHDFDDPENVRHVLEKVDEFVGDILDLGGDDPTVFLVSDHGMGDYEWTFYINSWLATHGYCETSAGETQYFRQQKKELQRDGDDHGDGTLSANAIEAVAGGFTRVGLSPHRIHRLLSTIGVADVVERFLPEDALVAAQNQVVDHAESEAFQLYFNSLGVHLNVEGRDPNGQIPRAEYEEVRATLINELERVRDPDGELVFEAVRSKEEVYDGDHLEDAPDIVLIPRDYRYDVSGSILDTFRRNPHKNHKPNGILLSNRELACDDEASIYDIAPSVAAALGIPVDTDTDGTVLLDAETAIERANWDTLVDGYADGRSNDEPSDVEERLANLGYME, encoded by the coding sequence ATGACACGTTCGTCCGTAATTCTGATCGGACTCGACGGGCTCGGTTGGTCGGAAATAGACCGGTGGCTGACGCCGCAATCGTTGACGAATCTCCATCGATTAGCCTCAGACGATACGTCGTGTGAGCTGCGCAGTACGCATCCGCCATGGACGCCGTGCGCGTGGCCGTCGCTGCTTTCCGGTCGGAATCCCGGCAAGCACGGCGTTTTCGATTTTTTCAGGCGAGACGGATACGACAAGCACCTCATCGATCGATCTGACGTCGATGCGCCGTATTTGTTCGAGATAGCCGATGCCGAAAACCGCACGCCGATCGTCGTAAACTATCCCGTTACACATCCGCCATCGGCCCTCGAGAACGGTGCGGTTGTACCCGGTTATCTCGCTCAAGAAGAGACCGTCTTTCATCCGCGCCATCTCAAAGACGAATACGAAGCTAAATACGGCGAGTACAGGATTTATCCCGAGTACGGCGCCGACGAAGATGCCGTCAGCGAGTACGTCGATGTCGCCAGTCATCGCCGAGACATGGCCCGGTTTCTCGATTCTCGCTACGAGTGGGATTTGCTAGCGGTCCAGTTCCAGGTGACGGATTCGGTGTTCCACGACTTCGACGACCCGGAGAACGTCCGTCACGTCCTGGAGAAGGTCGACGAATTTGTCGGCGATATCCTCGATCTCGGCGGGGACGATCCGACGGTCTTTCTGGTCTCCGACCACGGAATGGGTGACTACGAGTGGACGTTCTATATCAACTCCTGGCTCGCTACACACGGATACTGTGAGACGTCGGCGGGCGAGACGCAATACTTCCGCCAGCAGAAAAAGGAGTTGCAGCGGGACGGTGACGACCATGGTGATGGTACCCTGTCGGCGAACGCGATTGAAGCGGTCGCGGGCGGTTTTACGAGAGTTGGCCTCTCACCCCACCGCATTCACCGCCTGCTCTCGACGATCGGAGTCGCCGACGTGGTCGAACGGTTCCTTCCCGAAGACGCTCTCGTTGCCGCCCAAAATCAGGTCGTCGATCACGCGGAGTCCGAAGCCTTCCAACTGTATTTTAACAGTCTCGGCGTGCACTTGAACGTCGAGGGACGGGACCCGAACGGCCAGATTCCGAGAGCCGAGTACGAGGAGGTACGCGCCACGCTTATCAACGAACTCGAGCGGGTTCGTGACCCGGACGGTGAATTGGTCTTCGAGGCAGTTCGTTCGAAGGAGGAGGTCTACGACGGCGATCACCTCGAGGACGCCCCCGACATCGTCCTCATTCCGCGGGACTACCGGTACGACGTTAGCGGCTCTATTCTCGACACGTTCCGGCGGAACCCGCACAAGAATCACAAACCGAACGGGATTTTGCTCTCGAATCGTGAACTCGCGTGCGACGACGAGGCGTCGATTTACGATATCGCACCCTCGGTTGCGGCGGCGTTAGGAATCCCCGTGGATACCGATACAGACGGGACGGTCTTACTCGACGCGGAGACGGCCATCGAGCGTGCAAACTGGGACACTCTCGTAGATGGGTACGCGGACGGCCGATCGAACGACGAGCCGTCCGATGTCGAGGAGCGACTTGCAAACCTCGGCTATATGGAATAA
- a CDS encoding PqqD family protein translates to MTNLSASTQVSRTENCLATTIDGETVILHRDAEKYYGLNEVGTVVWDSLQRPRTIEEICDEVTATYDVSDNRCRNDVEDILVEMNEKNLVRFETT, encoded by the coding sequence GTGACCAACCTTTCCGCATCGACACAAGTCAGCCGAACTGAGAACTGCCTGGCAACGACGATCGACGGGGAGACCGTTATCCTCCACCGGGACGCGGAGAAATACTACGGTCTCAACGAGGTTGGGACGGTCGTCTGGGACTCGTTACAGCGACCCCGAACGATCGAGGAAATATGTGATGAAGTGACCGCGACGTACGATGTCTCGGACAACCGCTGTCGAAACGACGTCGAGGACATCCTAGTAGAGATGAACGAGAAGAACCTCGTTCGGTTCGAGACGACATAG
- a CDS encoding glycosyltransferase family 4 protein, with product MYVLSGQLGAGGVPKVIYNVTTNLRESVEEIRIAYLGGNDDSVTRFRDAGLEVECLGEKFPDVRHPVRLNRSLREFAPDIVHTHMGAASLLGRSVGQLRDTAIVSTMHNLYRERAFAARAMDYPTSPLADAIVSVSRSVQKSLPERFGIGARSTVIHNCIDVDAVVRRGQATGDDVAWAADVPEGPLIACVARMSEKKGQHHLIRAFQSVLEEYPNAQLALTGWSDYKRKLIELAKNLDIDDHVHFLGKVPNPYTVYSAADIIAFPSKFEGFSIGMLEAMAFGKPIVATGIGPFREALGADHEYATPEHPLDLADLIVTYLSDDDLAAERGRKAQNRVRNKFSGSVGAEKHYQLYQELRT from the coding sequence GTGTACGTGTTAAGCGGACAGCTCGGCGCCGGCGGCGTCCCGAAGGTCATCTACAACGTCACGACGAATCTCCGGGAGAGCGTAGAGGAAATCCGTATCGCGTACCTCGGTGGGAACGACGACAGCGTCACGAGATTCCGCGACGCCGGCTTGGAAGTCGAATGCCTGGGAGAGAAGTTTCCCGACGTTCGCCATCCGGTACGGCTGAATCGAAGCCTCCGGGAGTTCGCACCGGATATCGTTCATACGCATATGGGCGCCGCATCGCTTCTGGGTCGGAGCGTCGGACAGCTTCGCGATACGGCGATCGTCTCGACGATGCACAATCTGTACCGAGAGCGCGCGTTCGCAGCCCGCGCGATGGATTATCCGACGAGTCCACTCGCGGACGCGATCGTTTCAGTCTCTCGATCGGTGCAGAAGTCGCTGCCCGAAAGATTCGGGATCGGTGCCCGGTCAACCGTGATCCACAACTGTATCGACGTCGACGCCGTAGTCAGGCGTGGACAGGCTACCGGCGACGACGTCGCGTGGGCAGCTGACGTTCCGGAAGGCCCGTTAATCGCCTGTGTCGCGCGTATGAGCGAAAAGAAGGGACAACACCACTTGATACGGGCGTTTCAAAGCGTACTGGAGGAGTATCCGAACGCGCAGCTGGCGTTAACCGGGTGGAGCGATTACAAGCGGAAACTCATCGAACTGGCAAAGAACCTCGATATAGACGATCACGTTCACTTTTTAGGGAAGGTACCGAATCCGTATACGGTTTACAGTGCTGCCGACATCATCGCGTTCCCGTCGAAGTTTGAAGGGTTTAGCATCGGGATGCTCGAAGCGATGGCATTCGGTAAGCCGATCGTCGCCACGGGAATCGGCCCGTTCCGAGAAGCGCTCGGAGCGGACCACGAATACGCAACTCCCGAACATCCGCTTGACTTGGCCGACCTCATCGTAACGTATCTCTCCGACGACGATCTGGCCGCCGAAAGAGGCCGAAAAGCGCAAAATCGTGTTCGAAATAAATTTTCAGGATCGGTCGGTGCCGAGAAACACTATCAACTCTACCAAGAGCTCCGAACTTAA
- a CDS encoding nucleotidyltransferase domain-containing protein — protein MTEEGYETNFEPEERLVVRCVRTAFEPDTDAVAIPEDALNWDEVITITGKHGVSYLVLDALRTQDGVPPEAFEKLKAQAQRRSHRNLQMVQELVEVVRSFRNRGIRAIPYKGPVIAERAYGDIGRRDFGDLDLLVSRDALPKAKAALYERGYQPWYELTDAQEWVYDRVSRDYPLKHPSTATEIELHWQIVDRYFPTRLNFETVWSRRESLSIADSELPVLSPEDRLLMLCVHGTRHRWERLQWICDVAAYLRTRSFDWETLDRRARSHRCERMVYLGLATAAGLLDAPLPDDVRQKIRSDPEIPGLRSHVYGNLFSGKNNFRLKQYQSRTLDRNRDKVRLWLGGICTPTPADITAVSLPRLLAPLYVVVRWLRVSRILLSRLRESRGT, from the coding sequence ATGACCGAAGAAGGGTATGAAACTAATTTTGAGCCGGAAGAACGACTCGTGGTCCGCTGCGTGCGGACAGCGTTCGAGCCCGATACGGACGCCGTGGCTATCCCTGAAGACGCGCTAAATTGGGACGAGGTGATTACGATCACCGGGAAGCACGGTGTTAGTTACCTCGTTTTAGACGCATTACGCACTCAGGACGGTGTTCCGCCAGAAGCATTCGAGAAACTCAAAGCACAAGCGCAGCGCCGCTCGCATCGAAATCTTCAGATGGTCCAAGAGTTGGTGGAGGTCGTTCGGTCGTTTCGAAACCGAGGGATTCGAGCGATTCCATATAAGGGGCCGGTCATCGCCGAGCGTGCGTACGGCGATATTGGTCGACGCGACTTCGGCGATCTCGACTTGCTCGTTTCGCGCGATGCCCTCCCCAAAGCCAAAGCCGCACTGTACGAGCGGGGCTATCAGCCGTGGTACGAGCTCACCGATGCGCAGGAGTGGGTCTACGATAGAGTTAGTCGCGATTATCCGTTGAAACACCCGTCGACCGCCACGGAAATCGAACTACACTGGCAGATCGTTGACCGGTACTTTCCGACTCGGCTTAACTTTGAGACCGTCTGGAGTCGACGCGAATCGCTGTCGATCGCCGACAGCGAGCTACCCGTTCTGTCGCCGGAAGATCGGCTCCTCATGCTGTGTGTTCACGGAACCCGACATCGGTGGGAGCGACTGCAGTGGATCTGCGATGTTGCAGCGTATTTACGAACGCGTTCGTTCGACTGGGAAACCCTCGATAGGCGTGCCCGGTCCCATCGCTGCGAACGAATGGTGTACCTTGGACTCGCGACCGCGGCCGGTCTTCTCGACGCTCCGCTTCCCGACGATGTTCGGCAGAAAATTCGATCGGATCCGGAGATTCCTGGGTTACGATCGCACGTGTACGGTAACCTCTTCAGCGGGAAGAACAATTTCCGGCTGAAGCAGTACCAGTCCCGAACGCTGGATCGCAACCGCGACAAAGTACGGCTCTGGCTCGGCGGAATCTGTACCCCCACCCCCGCCGATATCACGGCCGTCTCGCTTCCACGGCTGCTCGCTCCGCTTTATGTCGTCGTGCGCTGGCTGCGGGTGAGTCGAATACTGCTGTCGCGGCTTCGGGAGTCGCGTGGAACGTGA
- a CDS encoding sulfatase-like hydrolase/transferase, whose translation MTAVFLITLDAFRADLISEEVTPFLWKASSQGINFTNAVATGSGTSSAFPGILAGTLPLQHGYAKLREEHTTIAEQLPSSVSTIGVSSSTPTSSVYNFDTGFDDFTGIEGESRVSEVREKVRNSDFIRNNQTVLHIGEKITQLLRKATASSEEDEIPYLRAETVTKSLFEKIDGQTEDLFVWAHYMDTHTPYYPPDQHFRGKPDSYSRTEINTIISEYHPKILEEDAECSLSDAVLNALWDYYEAEASYIDSNIKELASHIREQYDEFTLIICADHGEEFGEHGHFGHPPKLYEELVHVPLIIYSDRHEPKTVSKPVSVARVPATVADLFDVEPSAEWKTPSLLTEDGSQNDRPVFSELSHTPKEGLGGTVQPEKAILSVRKGRWKYILNKQTDSEELYDLSVDDRERNNVIDEHREIANELRQLCNERLDEISSNDSQIDVSTDVSDRLEKLGYIEK comes from the coding sequence ATGACAGCCGTATTCTTGATCACGCTGGATGCCTTTCGAGCGGACCTGATTTCCGAAGAAGTGACGCCGTTCCTCTGGAAGGCATCGTCACAGGGAATTAATTTTACTAACGCAGTTGCGACCGGATCCGGCACCTCATCGGCTTTTCCAGGTATCTTAGCTGGCACGCTGCCACTTCAACACGGATACGCGAAACTTCGAGAGGAGCATACCACGATAGCGGAGCAGCTCCCGTCTTCGGTGAGCACGATCGGCGTGTCGAGTAGCACCCCTACGTCTAGCGTCTATAATTTTGACACTGGGTTTGACGATTTTACCGGTATTGAAGGAGAGAGCAGAGTGAGCGAAGTTCGAGAAAAGGTGAGAAACAGCGACTTCATCCGCAATAACCAGACGGTCCTTCATATCGGGGAGAAGATCACGCAGTTACTGAGAAAAGCAACGGCGTCGTCGGAAGAGGATGAAATTCCCTATCTAAGGGCCGAAACCGTCACGAAGTCGCTCTTCGAAAAAATAGACGGACAGACCGAGGACCTGTTCGTGTGGGCTCATTATATGGATACGCACACCCCGTATTATCCACCCGATCAACACTTTCGAGGAAAACCTGACTCCTATTCGAGAACCGAAATAAACACCATCATCAGCGAGTATCACCCGAAGATACTGGAGGAAGATGCGGAATGCTCGCTTTCCGATGCGGTACTGAACGCACTGTGGGACTATTACGAAGCTGAAGCGTCCTACATCGATTCTAATATAAAGGAATTAGCTTCTCACATTAGAGAGCAGTATGACGAATTCACGCTTATTATCTGCGCTGATCATGGCGAGGAGTTCGGTGAACACGGACATTTCGGTCATCCGCCGAAACTCTATGAAGAATTGGTTCACGTTCCGTTGATCATCTATTCCGACCGGCACGAACCGAAAACCGTTTCGAAGCCGGTTTCGGTCGCTCGAGTGCCGGCGACCGTTGCAGATCTCTTCGATGTTGAACCGAGCGCCGAGTGGAAAACTCCGTCTCTGTTGACGGAAGACGGTAGCCAAAATGACCGGCCAGTTTTCTCTGAACTCTCCCATACGCCGAAGGAGGGGCTCGGTGGGACGGTCCAACCGGAGAAAGCGATACTGAGCGTTCGCAAAGGACGGTGGAAATACATCCTGAATAAACAAACGGACTCCGAGGAACTTTATGATCTATCTGTGGATGACCGTGAGCGGAACAACGTTATTGACGAACATCGAGAGATAGCCAATGAGCTCCGTCAACTTTGTAATGAACGCTTAGACGAAATTTCGTCGAATGATTCTCAGATCGACGTATCCACTGACGTGTCCGATAGACTCGAGAAATTAGGGTATATCGAAAAATAA